In the Chroococcidiopsis sp. SAG 2025 genome, one interval contains:
- a CDS encoding nuclear transport factor 2 family protein, which yields MSSNQQQFLQNLYDAFNKREIETIISFMQPDVKWANGMEGGFVYGRDAVREYWTNQFKIIQPQLEPLNYETDDNNRDVVTVHQIIRDLQGNLLADMTVQQIFTIENNLISLYELGESETIQATIQKVGTSN from the coding sequence ATGAGTTCAAATCAACAACAATTTCTACAAAATCTTTACGATGCTTTCAACAAACGCGAAATTGAAACAATCATTTCGTTTATGCAACCGGACGTAAAATGGGCGAACGGAATGGAAGGCGGTTTCGTTTACGGGCGCGACGCAGTGCGCGAGTATTGGACGAATCAATTTAAGATTATTCAACCGCAACTCGAACCATTAAATTACGAAACGGATGATAACAATAGAGATGTCGTAACAGTTCATCAAATCATTAGAGATTTGCAAGGCAATTTGCTCGCAGATATGACTGTTCAGCAAATCTTCACAATCGAGAACAATTTGATAAGTCTTTATGAACTCGGCGAGAGCGAAACAATACAAGCGACAATTCAGAAGGTTGGAACGTCCAATTAG
- a CDS encoding cation:proton antiporter — MILSNILPPFSGGIAALMAPIPFLATVVAEDSPIILSGVLLTLVVIYLASKFGAEVARRLDFPPVLGELVAGVIVGVSALHLVIFPEGGLSASDSVIMTALQGLNQLTPDALTRIFESQSEVISVLAEIGVIILLFEIGLESDLRQLKEVGIQATVVACVGVAAPFAAGTAGLMMLFHVAAIPAIFAGAALTATSIGITSKVLAELGQLKSKEGQIIVGAAVIDDVLGIIVLAVVASLAKTGEIDVANVIYLIVSATAFLIGAILLGGVFNKSFVAIVDQLKTRGNIVIPAFIFAFFMAFLGNAIHLEAILGAFAAGLVLDETDARNELDELIKPIADLLVPIFFVTVGARADLGVLNPAVPENRAGLLIAVFLVGVAIVGKLVTGWAVFGLPGINRLAIGVGMIPRGEVGLVFAGIGSASGILDKPLEVSIIIMVILTTFLAPPFLRVAFGSSTNPIPESTTAVETASE, encoded by the coding sequence ATGATTTTGTCCAACATTCTGCCTCCTTTCAGTGGGGGGATAGCCGCTCTCATGGCTCCAATACCATTCCTGGCGACCGTTGTTGCTGAAGATTCACCCATTATTCTGTCTGGCGTATTGCTGACGCTGGTAGTAATTTATCTGGCCAGCAAGTTTGGCGCAGAGGTCGCTAGGCGGTTGGATTTTCCACCCGTCCTGGGGGAACTGGTCGCTGGTGTGATTGTCGGCGTTTCGGCGTTGCACCTGGTGATCTTTCCCGAAGGGGGGCTGTCTGCCTCTGACTCGGTAATTATGACGGCGCTGCAAGGGTTAAATCAATTGACACCAGATGCGTTGACCCGGATCTTTGAATCGCAAAGTGAAGTGATTTCGGTTCTGGCTGAAATCGGCGTGATTATTCTGCTGTTTGAAATTGGACTGGAATCCGATCTGCGGCAACTGAAGGAAGTGGGCATTCAAGCCACGGTTGTCGCCTGTGTCGGAGTCGCAGCACCTTTTGCGGCGGGTACGGCAGGGTTAATGATGCTCTTTCATGTAGCCGCAATTCCAGCGATTTTTGCGGGGGCTGCGTTAACGGCAACGAGTATCGGCATTACCTCTAAAGTGTTGGCAGAGTTAGGTCAACTCAAATCCAAAGAAGGGCAAATCATTGTTGGCGCGGCGGTGATTGATGATGTCCTCGGCATTATTGTCTTGGCTGTAGTCGCCAGCTTAGCCAAAACCGGTGAGATTGATGTCGCCAATGTCATTTACTTGATTGTCAGCGCTACGGCATTCTTGATTGGAGCAATTTTGTTGGGGGGTGTCTTTAACAAAAGTTTTGTGGCGATCGTAGATCAGCTCAAAACCCGTGGAAATATTGTTATTCCGGCATTCATCTTCGCTTTCTTTATGGCATTTTTAGGTAACGCCATTCATCTCGAAGCGATTTTGGGTGCCTTTGCAGCGGGTTTGGTACTCGATGAAACCGATGCCCGGAACGAGTTAGATGAATTAATCAAACCAATCGCCGATTTACTAGTACCAATCTTCTTTGTGACGGTGGGAGCGCGTGCCGACCTCGGTGTTTTGAACCCGGCAGTACCGGAGAATCGGGCGGGACTATTGATTGCTGTCTTTTTGGTAGGGGTGGCGATCGTTGGCAAACTGGTGACGGGCTGGGCAGTGTTTGGACTACCCGGAATCAATCGCCTCGCGATCGGGGTTGGGATGATCCCTCGAGGGGAGGTGGGTCTAGTGTTTGCTGGCATCGGCTCAGCTAGCGGCATTTTGGATAAGCCGCTGGAGGTGTCGATTATTATCATGGTAATTTTGACAACTTTTCTGGCTCCACCTTTTTTACGGGTTGCCTTTGGTTCATCCACGAATCCCATCCCAGAATCTACCACGGCTGTAGAAACAGCAAGTGAGTAA
- the tkt gene encoding transketolase → MAVATQSLEELCINSIRFLAIDAVEKAKSGHPGLPMGAAPMAFVLWDRFMRFNPKNPAWLNRDRFLLSAGHGSMLLYALLYLTGYEDLTLDDLKQFRQWESKTPGHPENFMNPGVEITTGPLGQGIANGVGIAMAEAHLAATFNKPDFPIIDHYTYVILGDGCNMEGVSGEACSLAGHLGLGKLIALYDDNHISIDGSTDLAFTEDVGKRFEAYNWHVQVVEDGNTDLDAIQKAIEAAKAVTDKPSLIKVRTTIGYGSPKKADTRHAHGEALGEDEVKATREHLGWNHPPFEVPEDALNHWRKAIDRGAKLEQEWNQMFDRYKQQYADEARTLERMHEAELPPNWDSVLPTYKPEDKAIATRVHSGNCLNAIAEVLPELIGGSADLAPSNNTLLKNSGDFQKGQYQNRYIRFGVREHGMGSICNGLALDGSGLIPYCATFLVFTDYMRAAIRLSALSEAGVIYVMTHDSIALGEDGPTHQPVEHMAALRVIPDLYVLRPADGNETSGAYKVAIEAAKGKRSGNKVRPSVLALTRQALPNLAGSSIEGVTKGAYIISDSDGTPDIILIGTGSETQLCVKAAEQLRGEGKKVRVVSMPCWEIFEEQTPEYKESVLPKAVKKRVSVEAAVTFGWCRYVGSEGIAIGIDQYGSSAPGGVCMEKFGFTVDNVLAKAKSLLG, encoded by the coding sequence ATGGCTGTTGCAACCCAATCCCTTGAAGAACTTTGTATTAACTCAATCCGCTTTCTGGCAATTGATGCCGTAGAAAAGGCAAAGTCGGGTCATCCTGGGCTGCCGATGGGTGCTGCTCCGATGGCATTCGTGCTTTGGGATCGCTTCATGCGGTTTAATCCTAAAAATCCGGCTTGGTTGAATCGCGATCGCTTTTTGCTGTCGGCAGGACATGGCAGTATGTTGCTGTATGCCCTGCTCTATTTAACTGGATATGAAGATTTAACTTTAGATGACCTCAAGCAGTTCCGTCAATGGGAATCAAAAACCCCAGGTCATCCAGAAAACTTTATGAATCCAGGGGTAGAAATTACCACTGGTCCATTAGGACAGGGAATCGCGAATGGTGTGGGAATTGCGATGGCTGAGGCTCACCTAGCAGCCACATTCAACAAACCCGATTTCCCCATCATCGACCACTACACCTACGTCATCTTAGGCGACGGTTGCAACATGGAAGGTGTTTCTGGCGAAGCTTGTTCTTTAGCCGGACACTTGGGACTGGGTAAGCTAATTGCTCTATATGACGACAACCACATTTCGATTGACGGTTCTACCGACCTAGCGTTTACAGAAGATGTTGGGAAACGGTTTGAGGCTTATAATTGGCACGTCCAAGTAGTAGAAGACGGTAACACAGATCTAGATGCGATTCAAAAAGCTATAGAAGCAGCAAAAGCCGTCACCGATAAGCCTTCTCTAATCAAGGTGCGGACAACCATTGGTTACGGTTCGCCCAAGAAAGCCGATACTCGCCACGCTCACGGCGAAGCTTTAGGCGAAGATGAAGTCAAAGCCACCCGCGAACATTTAGGTTGGAACCACCCGCCGTTTGAAGTACCAGAAGATGCACTTAACCACTGGCGTAAAGCGATCGATCGCGGTGCAAAACTCGAACAAGAGTGGAACCAAATGTTCGATCGCTACAAACAGCAATATGCTGACGAAGCTCGCACCCTAGAACGGATGCACGAAGCAGAACTGCCCCCAAACTGGGATTCAGTTCTGCCCACCTACAAGCCAGAAGATAAAGCGATCGCTACCCGCGTTCACTCCGGTAATTGCTTGAATGCGATCGCGGAAGTGCTGCCAGAATTGATTGGTGGTTCTGCTGACCTGGCTCCTTCTAACAATACCCTACTCAAGAATTCGGGCGACTTCCAAAAAGGACAATACCAAAATCGCTACATCCGCTTTGGCGTGCGCGAACACGGTATGGGTTCGATTTGTAACGGTCTTGCCCTAGATGGATCGGGGCTAATTCCCTACTGCGCTACATTCCTAGTCTTCACAGACTACATGCGGGCGGCGATTCGGCTTTCGGCACTGTCGGAAGCAGGCGTAATCTACGTCATGACTCACGACTCGATCGCGCTAGGTGAAGATGGTCCCACCCACCAACCAGTGGAACACATGGCAGCTTTGCGAGTCATACCCGATCTGTACGTGCTTCGTCCGGCTGACGGTAACGAAACTTCAGGAGCCTATAAAGTCGCGATCGAAGCAGCTAAAGGCAAGCGATCGGGCAACAAAGTCCGTCCTTCCGTACTCGCCTTAACTCGCCAAGCCTTACCCAACCTAGCTGGTAGCTCGATTGAAGGCGTAACCAAAGGCGCTTATATCATATCCGATAGTGATGGTACACCCGATATCATCTTAATCGGCACGGGTAGCGAAACTCAACTGTGCGTCAAAGCAGCCGAGCAACTGCGCGGTGAAGGCAAGAAAGTGCGAGTTGTTTCCATGCCTTGCTGGGAAATATTTGAAGAACAAACTCCAGAATACAAAGAATCCGTTCTACCTAAAGCCGTGAAAAAGCGGGTTTCTGTAGAAGCAGCCGTTACTTTTGGCTGGTGTCGTTATGTTGGTTCTGAAGGAATTGCGATCGGCATTGACCAATACGGTTCTTCCGCTCCAGGCGGCGTTTGCATGGAGAAGTTTGGCTTCACCGTCGATAACGTATTAGCAAAAGCTAAATCTTTGTTGGGTTAA
- the acpP gene encoding acyl carrier protein: MSETEIFEKVKKIVTEQLSVEASKVTPSAHFANDLNADSLDTVELVMALEEEFDIEIPDEAAEQITTVQEAVDYINNKVATSA; the protein is encoded by the coding sequence ATGAGCGAAACGGAAATTTTTGAAAAAGTAAAGAAAATCGTCACCGAGCAACTAAGCGTTGAAGCCAGTAAGGTCACGCCCTCGGCTCATTTTGCCAACGATCTCAATGCCGATTCTCTGGACACAGTAGAGCTGGTCATGGCTCTAGAAGAAGAATTTGATATTGAAATTCCTGATGAAGCAGCCGAACAGATCACCACGGTACAAGAAGCTGTGGACTACATCAACAATAAAGTTGCTACATCCGCGTAA
- a CDS encoding DeoR/GlpR family DNA-binding transcription regulator: MLTAERRQYILDILRRDKKVLSSELSTALNVSEDTIRRDLRELAESGLLQRVHGGALLASPAIASYADRQKQAPKEKEAIARAAAKLVCAGQVVILDGGTTTLQVACHLPLDLQATVVTNSPPIAVALADHPYIEVVMLGGQLYKKAIVNVGAATVEALRMIRADLCMLGVCSLHPEIGISVTNLNEAHIKRAMIARAAEVVGLATAAKLDTAASYVVESIHALTYLVTAPTVSERVLAAYKDLGLAIVREEEGD; encoded by the coding sequence ATGTTAACCGCAGAGAGACGGCAATACATCTTAGATATCCTGCGCCGCGATAAAAAGGTGCTGTCATCGGAACTCAGTACGGCGTTGAATGTTTCTGAGGATACGATTCGTCGAGATTTGCGGGAATTGGCAGAGTCGGGTTTGTTGCAACGGGTACATGGCGGGGCGCTGCTGGCTTCACCCGCGATCGCGAGTTATGCCGATCGCCAAAAACAAGCACCGAAAGAAAAAGAGGCGATCGCCCGTGCTGCGGCAAAATTAGTTTGTGCGGGGCAAGTAGTAATTTTAGATGGGGGTACGACGACGCTTCAGGTAGCTTGTCATTTACCGCTAGATTTACAAGCAACTGTCGTTACAAATAGCCCGCCAATCGCCGTTGCGTTGGCAGATCATCCCTATATTGAAGTCGTGATGTTGGGCGGACAACTTTATAAAAAAGCCATAGTTAATGTCGGCGCGGCGACAGTGGAAGCATTGCGAATGATTCGTGCCGATTTATGCATGTTGGGGGTGTGTAGTTTGCATCCAGAAATCGGGATTAGCGTTACGAATTTGAACGAAGCACACATCAAACGAGCGATGATTGCGAGGGCGGCGGAGGTGGTAGGGTTGGCGACAGCAGCGAAATTAGATACGGCTGCATCCTATGTAGTGGAATCGATTCATGCTTTGACTTATTTGGTGACTGCGCCAACGGTATCAGAGCGGGTGTTAGCTGCTTATAAAGATTTGGGGTTGGCGATCGTGCGTGAGGAGGAGGGTGATTGA
- the fabF gene encoding beta-ketoacyl-ACP synthase II, whose translation MTDLEKKRVVVTGVGAITPIGNNPVEFWEGLQSGRNGIGSITLFDPSQHRCRIAGEVKGFDPQQYMDGKDAKRMDRFAQFGVAASLQAIADAQFTINELNAEQVGVMLGTGIGGIKVLEEQQTIYLNRGPDRCSPFMVPMMIANMAAGLTAIHVGAKGPNSCPVTACAAGSNAIGEAFRLIQHGYAQAMICGGTEAAVTPLSVAGFASMRALSFRNDDPTHASRPFDRDRDGFVMGEGSGILLLEELGHALSRKAKIYAEIVGYGMTCDAYHMTGIAPQGEGAARAIALCLKDGEIKPEQVNYINAHGTSTPVNDPSETAAIKTALGEAAYKVAISSTKSMTGHLLGGSGGIEAVATVMAIAHDRVPPTINLENPDPECDLDYIPNQSRAHTVNVALSNSFGFGGHNVTLAFQKYI comes from the coding sequence ATGACAGATTTGGAAAAAAAACGGGTTGTGGTGACTGGTGTTGGCGCGATTACGCCAATTGGCAATAATCCAGTTGAGTTTTGGGAAGGATTGCAAAGCGGTCGCAATGGTATTGGTTCGATTACATTATTCGATCCATCACAGCATAGATGCCGAATTGCCGGAGAGGTAAAAGGTTTCGACCCGCAGCAATACATGGATGGCAAAGATGCGAAACGAATGGATCGTTTTGCACAATTTGGCGTTGCTGCAAGTTTACAGGCGATCGCCGATGCCCAGTTTACGATTAACGAGTTAAATGCCGAACAAGTCGGTGTCATGCTCGGTACGGGGATTGGTGGGATTAAAGTTTTAGAAGAACAGCAAACCATTTATCTCAATCGCGGACCCGATCGCTGTAGCCCTTTCATGGTTCCCATGATGATCGCGAATATGGCGGCGGGGTTAACGGCAATTCACGTCGGTGCAAAAGGACCGAACTCTTGCCCCGTAACAGCTTGTGCTGCGGGTTCTAACGCAATTGGCGAGGCATTTCGACTGATCCAGCACGGATACGCCCAAGCGATGATTTGTGGTGGTACGGAAGCCGCTGTTACACCCCTATCGGTAGCGGGATTTGCCTCGATGCGGGCGCTATCTTTCCGCAACGACGATCCAACCCACGCCAGTCGTCCGTTCGATCGCGATCGCGATGGTTTTGTGATGGGAGAAGGGTCGGGAATTTTATTACTGGAAGAATTAGGACACGCCCTGAGTCGGAAAGCCAAAATTTATGCTGAAATTGTCGGCTATGGCATGACTTGCGACGCTTACCACATGACGGGAATAGCCCCTCAAGGAGAAGGCGCAGCCAGGGCGATCGCTCTGTGTCTCAAAGATGGTGAAATTAAGCCAGAGCAAGTAAACTACATCAACGCTCACGGTACGAGTACCCCAGTCAACGATCCGAGCGAAACAGCGGCAATTAAAACAGCCTTGGGTGAAGCAGCTTATAAAGTTGCCATCAGTTCCACCAAGTCAATGACGGGTCATTTACTCGGCGGTTCGGGAGGAATTGAAGCAGTTGCGACAGTCATGGCGATCGCCCACGATCGGGTTCCGCCTACAATTAATTTGGAAAACCCCGATCCAGAATGCGATTTAGATTACATCCCAAATCAAAGTCGCGCTCACACCGTCAACGTTGCCCTATCCAACTCCTTCGGCTTCGGCGGACACAACGTTACCCTTGCATTTCAAAAATATATCTAA
- a CDS encoding P-II family nitrogen regulator, producing MAKPAKKLVIVTEKILLKKIANIIEEAGATGYTVLETGGKGSRNVRSSGQPSVSDTQANIKFEVLTPDRDMAENIADQVAVKFFLDFAGMIYICDAEVLYGHSFCGPDGC from the coding sequence ATGGCAAAGCCAGCTAAAAAGCTTGTCATCGTTACAGAAAAGATTTTGCTGAAAAAGATCGCCAATATCATTGAAGAAGCCGGGGCAACTGGTTATACGGTTTTGGAAACCGGTGGTAAAGGCAGTCGCAACGTGCGCTCGTCGGGACAACCCAGCGTTTCTGACACCCAGGCGAATATAAAATTCGAGGTGCTCACCCCGGATCGGGATATGGCTGAGAATATTGCGGATCAGGTCGCAGTGAAGTTTTTCCTCGATTTTGCAGGCATGATCTATATCTGTGACGCGGAGGTTCTGTACGGGCACAGTTTCTGTGGACCAGACGGCTGTTGA
- a CDS encoding sodium-dependent bicarbonate transport family permease, which translates to MDFLSFFVMDFVKQLQSPTLAFLIGGMVIAALGSELVIPESICAIIVFMLLTKIGLTGGIAIRNSNLADMVLPMICAVVVGITVVFIARYTLAKLPKVKVVDAIATGGLFGAVSGSTMAAGLTVLEEQKISYEAWAGALYPFMDIPALVTAIVIANIYINKKKHRATARATKQEYLSKQPIAAGDYADKQDYPSSRQEYLSQQQAPADNRVKIWPIIEESLRGPALSAMLLGLALGIFTQPESVYKSFYDPLFRGLLSILMLVMGMEAWSRIGELRKVAQWYVVYSVVAPFIHGLLAFGLGMIAHYTMNFSMGGVVILAVIAASSSDISGPPTLRAGIPSANPSAYIGASTAIGTPIAIGLCIPFFVGLAQAIGGL; encoded by the coding sequence GTGGATTTTTTGTCCTTTTTTGTAATGGACTTCGTTAAGCAGTTACAGTCCCCAACACTCGCCTTTTTGATTGGTGGGATGGTCATTGCTGCTCTCGGGAGCGAATTGGTAATTCCTGAATCGATTTGTGCGATCATCGTCTTCATGCTGCTCACTAAAATCGGTCTGACCGGTGGAATTGCCATCCGTAATTCCAACCTGGCGGATATGGTGTTACCCATGATCTGTGCTGTAGTAGTAGGGATTACTGTTGTATTCATTGCGCGTTATACATTGGCTAAGCTGCCGAAGGTCAAAGTCGTCGATGCGATCGCGACTGGGGGGTTGTTTGGAGCCGTGAGTGGCTCCACTATGGCTGCTGGTCTGACGGTACTGGAAGAACAAAAAATTTCATACGAGGCTTGGGCTGGCGCACTCTATCCCTTCATGGACATCCCAGCGCTCGTAACTGCAATTGTTATAGCCAACATTTATATTAACAAGAAGAAACATAGGGCAACAGCTCGAGCTACCAAGCAGGAGTATCTCAGCAAGCAGCCCATTGCTGCGGGCGATTATGCCGATAAACAGGATTATCCCAGCAGCCGCCAGGAGTATCTCAGCCAGCAGCAGGCTCCTGCAGATAATCGGGTCAAGATATGGCCGATCATCGAGGAAAGCCTTCGGGGTCCTGCCTTATCGGCAATGTTGTTAGGACTCGCTCTTGGCATATTCACCCAGCCGGAAAGTGTCTATAAAAGCTTCTACGATCCCCTCTTTCGCGGCTTGCTTTCGATCTTGATGCTGGTCATGGGTATGGAGGCTTGGTCAAGGATTGGCGAACTGCGCAAGGTAGCCCAGTGGTATGTCGTGTATAGCGTGGTGGCACCGTTTATTCATGGGCTGCTCGCCTTCGGTCTCGGCATGATTGCCCACTACACTATGAACTTCAGCATGGGCGGCGTTGTGATTCTGGCTGTCATTGCCGCCTCTAGTTCAGACATCTCAGGTCCGCCCACATTGCGAGCCGGCATCCCGTCAGCCAATCCCTCCGCCTATATAGGCGCGTCCACAGCCATCGGTACGCCAATTGCGATCGGCTTGTGCATCCCGTTCTTCGTCGGTCTCGCCCAAGCGATCGGCGGACTCTAA
- a CDS encoding transketolase C-terminal domain-containing protein has translation MTITATKFPIDLGAYKPLKLDPSNPVLTNEQRETLKANIQLCRDAIVLFTATGAAKGVGGHTGGPYDTVPEVMILDAFFRGAPDKFVPIFFDEAGHRVGTQYLMAALRGELPAEQLLKYREANSKLPGHPELGLTPGVQFSSGRLGHMWPYVNGVAMANPGKAVFCLGSDGSQQEGNDAEAARLAIAQHLNVKLIIDDNDVTIAGHPSKYLPGFSVAKTLQGHGLKVLEGDGEDIDDLYRRLCEAVTTPGAIAVINKRPMCPGIEGLEGSTHGHDVISVDLALKYLESRGQTAAVEHIKSIQKPKDSYTFLGSGDKLGANRNVFGEAMVEVLGRMSETERKEKVMVIDSDLEGSCGLKKIHDAYPEIFIPSGIMERGNFSAAAGFGMEKGKQGIFATFSAFLEMCISEITMARLNYSNVLCHFSHAGVDDMADNTCHFGINNMFADNGLDDGHETRLYFPADANQMKACVNAVFADPGLRFIFSTRSKVPNILDGNGNDLFGSNYKFVPGKDEVVREGTAGYIVSFGDALYRSLDAVERLNQEGIDVGLINKATLNVVDEETMAKIGKTSFVVVVEAFNRRTGLGSRFGSWLLERGYTPKYAHLGTYHEGCGGLWEQYPHQGIDPAGIMSKVKDLIG, from the coding sequence ATGACTATCACCGCTACTAAATTCCCCATCGATCTCGGTGCGTACAAACCTCTGAAACTCGATCCAAGCAACCCCGTCCTCACAAACGAACAGCGAGAAACTTTAAAAGCAAATATTCAACTTTGCCGCGATGCGATCGTTTTATTTACGGCAACTGGAGCTGCGAAAGGAGTTGGCGGACATACAGGTGGACCCTACGACACCGTACCAGAAGTCATGATTCTCGATGCCTTCTTTCGGGGAGCGCCAGATAAATTCGTGCCAATTTTCTTCGATGAAGCGGGACATCGAGTTGGGACTCAATATTTAATGGCAGCCTTGCGTGGTGAATTACCAGCCGAACAACTGCTGAAATATCGCGAAGCAAATTCTAAATTACCAGGACACCCCGAACTAGGATTAACTCCTGGCGTGCAGTTTAGTTCGGGACGGCTGGGACATATGTGGCCTTACGTCAATGGTGTGGCAATGGCAAATCCTGGCAAAGCAGTATTTTGCTTGGGTTCGGACGGTTCCCAGCAAGAAGGCAATGACGCGGAAGCAGCACGGTTAGCGATCGCCCAACACCTCAACGTGAAGCTAATCATCGACGATAATGATGTAACGATCGCCGGACATCCTTCTAAATATTTGCCTGGTTTTAGCGTTGCCAAAACCCTACAAGGTCATGGGTTGAAAGTACTTGAGGGAGATGGTGAAGATATTGATGATTTGTACCGTCGTCTGTGCGAAGCTGTAACTACACCAGGCGCGATCGCGGTGATTAACAAGCGTCCCATGTGTCCTGGAATTGAAGGCTTAGAAGGCTCTACCCACGGTCATGACGTGATTTCGGTAGACTTGGCACTGAAATATCTCGAATCTCGCGGACAAACGGCGGCTGTCGAACATATCAAGAGCATCCAAAAACCCAAAGATAGTTACACTTTCCTCGGTTCTGGAGACAAATTAGGCGCTAACCGCAACGTATTTGGCGAAGCAATGGTAGAAGTTCTCGGTCGGATGAGCGAGACGGAACGCAAGGAAAAAGTCATGGTCATTGATAGCGACCTAGAAGGCTCTTGCGGTCTGAAGAAAATTCACGATGCTTACCCCGAAATCTTCATTCCTTCTGGGATTATGGAGCGCGGTAACTTCTCGGCTGCGGCTGGATTTGGCATGGAAAAAGGCAAGCAAGGAATTTTTGCCACATTCAGCGCCTTCCTAGAAATGTGCATTTCTGAAATTACAATGGCGCGGCTGAATTATTCCAATGTCCTTTGTCATTTTTCCCATGCAGGTGTTGATGACATGGCAGATAATACCTGCCATTTCGGCATCAACAACATGTTTGCCGACAATGGCTTGGATGACGGTCACGAAACACGGCTGTATTTCCCCGCCGATGCCAATCAGATGAAAGCTTGCGTGAATGCGGTATTTGCCGATCCTGGTTTGCGTTTCATCTTCTCCACTCGTTCCAAGGTTCCCAATATTCTTGACGGTAACGGTAACGACTTGTTTGGCAGCAACTACAAATTCGTCCCTGGTAAAGATGAAGTCGTGCGGGAAGGAACTGCGGGTTACATCGTCAGCTTTGGCGATGCATTGTACCGTTCCCTCGATGCTGTAGAACGTCTGAACCAGGAAGGAATAGATGTGGGTTTAATCAATAAAGCCACGCTAAATGTTGTCGATGAGGAGACGATGGCAAAAATCGGTAAAACTTCCTTCGTCGTTGTTGTGGAAGCCTTCAACCGTCGCACTGGATTAGGCAGTCGTTTCGGTTCCTGGTTATTAGAGCGCGGCTATACTCCTAAATACGCTCACCTCGGTACTTATCATGAAGGTTGTGGCGGTTTGTGGGAACAATACCCACATCAGGGAATCGACCCAGCAGGAATTATGAGTAAGGTCAAAGATTTAATTGGCTAA
- a CDS encoding alpha/beta hydrolase, with protein sequence MTIASTDLTSTQPASVMGGEVREFPWSWQGQSLKLVYETLGQGTPVLLLPAFSTVSTRGEMAQLANLLSPHFQAVAIDWLGFGASSRLPLDYRPELYQQLLKDFVNSTFQTPIIVVAAGHAAGYAMQLAATQPQAFSKIVLVAPTWRGPLTTMGVNKQVAGTVRQAVRSPVVGQALYKMNTTPGFLRYMYGSHVYADKTKLTDDFIQQKWEITQQPGARFAPAAFVTGNLDPVQQREDFLNWFQGSIPVLVVIGEQSPPKSRAEMEALATLPGVQTKTLPGSLGLYEEYAAELAEIVLPFLL encoded by the coding sequence ATGACTATTGCCTCAACCGATCTAACCTCTACTCAGCCAGCTAGCGTGATGGGTGGAGAAGTGCGCGAATTTCCTTGGTCTTGGCAAGGACAATCCCTCAAGTTGGTCTACGAAACTCTGGGACAAGGAACGCCCGTTCTACTCTTACCTGCCTTTAGCACCGTTTCTACTAGAGGAGAAATGGCGCAACTGGCAAATTTATTATCTCCGCATTTTCAAGCTGTAGCGATCGATTGGTTGGGTTTTGGTGCGTCGTCTCGCCTTCCGCTCGATTATCGCCCTGAGTTATATCAGCAGTTGTTGAAAGATTTTGTTAATAGCACGTTTCAAACTCCGATTATAGTTGTTGCTGCTGGTCATGCTGCTGGTTACGCTATGCAACTGGCAGCTACTCAACCACAAGCTTTCTCTAAAATTGTCTTAGTTGCACCTACTTGGCGGGGTCCCTTAACAACAATGGGCGTGAACAAACAAGTCGCTGGGACGGTTAGACAAGCCGTGCGATCGCCCGTTGTCGGTCAGGCTTTGTATAAGATGAATACCACACCTGGCTTTTTGCGCTACATGTACGGCAGTCACGTCTATGCAGACAAGACAAAGCTGACAGACGATTTCATTCAGCAAAAATGGGAAATTACCCAGCAACCAGGGGCGCGATTTGCTCCAGCTGCTTTCGTGACTGGGAATTTAGATCCGGTGCAACAACGAGAAGATTTTCTCAATTGGTTTCAAGGATCTATACCCGTGTTAGTCGTTATTGGGGAACAGTCTCCACCCAAGTCGCGGGCAGAAATGGAAGCTTTGGCAACTTTACCAGGAGTCCAGACAAAGACACTACCAGGTTCGCTGGGTTTGTATGAAGAGTATGCCGCCGAACTAGCAGAGATCGTTTTGCCTTTTCTACTCTAG